A window of Brachybacterium fresconis contains these coding sequences:
- a CDS encoding NADPH-dependent FMN reductase, whose protein sequence is MRLGIIIGSVRDGRFGEGVAQWFIPLAQESAAAAGDEVSIEVIDLKDFDLPVLTSATVPGAANKQYVDERVQRWSAAIDACDGFVFITPEYNHGVPGGFKNAFDSLGSEWAEKPVAFVSYGAEKGIRSVEHWRAIVSNFHMVDVRTQLAFSVFEDVDEQGSVAPTDSHADRARALVGDLISITGRLVTTR, encoded by the coding sequence ATGAGGCTCGGCATCATCATCGGTTCGGTCCGCGACGGTCGCTTCGGCGAGGGCGTCGCGCAGTGGTTCATCCCCCTCGCGCAGGAGAGTGCGGCCGCGGCCGGGGACGAGGTCAGCATCGAGGTCATCGACCTGAAGGACTTCGACCTGCCCGTGCTGACCTCCGCGACCGTCCCGGGAGCGGCGAACAAGCAGTACGTCGACGAGAGGGTCCAGCGCTGGAGCGCGGCGATCGACGCCTGCGACGGCTTCGTGTTCATCACCCCGGAGTACAACCACGGGGTGCCCGGCGGCTTCAAGAACGCCTTCGACTCCCTCGGCTCGGAGTGGGCCGAGAAGCCGGTCGCCTTCGTCTCCTACGGCGCGGAGAAGGGGATCAGGTCGGTCGAGCACTGGCGGGCCATCGTCTCGAACTTCCACATGGTCGACGTGCGCACCCAGCTGGCCTTCTCGGTCTTCGAGGACGTCGACGAGCAGGGCTCCGTCGCGCCGACGGACTCCCACGCCGATCGGGCCCGGGCTCTGGTCGGCGACCTGATCAGCATCACCGGCCGTCTGGTCACGACCCGCTGA
- a CDS encoding AI-2E family transporter, whose protein sequence is MSTPSRPDPPGLWADSLGRASIRCAQFLLVAAVVGGLLWILMRVGIVVVATLVALILASAVYPLVGWLVRRRWSRLLATLAAFLSTLILLGGVVTGIVFAVRSEWDELSASAVGGWDELQRFLKTGPIPVDTASVDSALQKVTGFVTSGTFLGGALSGLGVATGFVTGAVLMIVVLFFFLKDGPLLWNFTLRWFHGTTRAKLAESGDRAVQLLGGYVRGTAAVAAVDAVFIGVPLAILGVPLALPLAVIVFVGAFVPIVGASVAGTLAALVALVTSGPLIALVVIAVVVAVNQLESNLLQPLVMGRALSLHSLVVLLALAVGTIVSGFFGAILAVPLTAVAWSVIQVWTDTYQVGDDPVLGQDPLSARNRASSKASITERWKYQRMRRSTAKAGEAAPVDADEEPEHGSEPREG, encoded by the coding sequence ATGTCCACTCCATCGCGCCCCGACCCACCGGGCCTCTGGGCCGACTCCCTGGGCCGGGCCAGCATCCGCTGCGCCCAGTTCCTGCTCGTCGCCGCCGTCGTCGGCGGTCTGCTGTGGATCCTGATGCGTGTCGGGATCGTGGTGGTGGCCACGCTCGTGGCGCTCATCCTCGCCTCCGCGGTCTACCCGTTGGTGGGCTGGCTGGTCCGCCGGCGCTGGTCCCGACTGCTGGCCACCCTCGCCGCGTTCCTGAGCACCCTGATCCTGCTGGGCGGGGTGGTCACCGGGATCGTCTTCGCCGTCCGCAGCGAGTGGGATGAGTTGTCCGCCTCGGCCGTCGGCGGCTGGGACGAGCTCCAGCGCTTCCTGAAGACCGGACCGATCCCCGTCGACACCGCGTCCGTCGACTCCGCGCTGCAGAAAGTCACCGGCTTCGTGACCAGCGGGACGTTCCTCGGCGGCGCGTTGAGCGGACTCGGCGTCGCCACCGGGTTCGTCACCGGCGCCGTCCTCATGATCGTCGTGCTGTTCTTCTTCCTCAAGGACGGCCCGCTGCTGTGGAACTTCACGCTGCGGTGGTTCCACGGCACGACCCGCGCCAAGCTGGCCGAGTCCGGTGACCGGGCCGTCCAGCTCCTCGGCGGGTACGTGCGCGGCACCGCCGCTGTCGCGGCGGTCGACGCCGTGTTCATCGGAGTGCCGCTGGCGATCCTCGGCGTGCCGCTCGCGCTGCCCCTGGCGGTGATCGTCTTCGTCGGCGCCTTCGTCCCGATCGTCGGCGCCTCCGTCGCGGGCACCCTGGCCGCCCTGGTGGCGCTGGTGACGAGCGGGCCCCTCATCGCCCTCGTCGTGATCGCCGTCGTCGTCGCGGTCAATCAGCTCGAGAGCAACCTGCTCCAGCCCCTCGTCATGGGACGCGCCCTGAGCCTCCACTCCCTCGTGGTGCTGCTGGCCCTGGCCGTCGGCACGATCGTGAGCGGCTTCTTCGGAGCCATCCTCGCCGTGCCCCTGACCGCCGTGGCCTGGTCGGTGATCCAGGTATGGACCGACACCTACCAGGTCGGGGACGACCCCGTGCTCGGACAGGATCCGCTCTCCGCGCGCAACCGTGCGTCGTCGAAGGCCAGCATCACGGAGCGCTGGAAGTATCAGCGGATGCGCCGAAGCACCGCGAAGGCCGGCGAGGCGGCTCCCGTCGACGCCGATGAGGAGCCGGAGCACGGATCCGAACCGCGGGAGGGATGA
- a CDS encoding DUF485 domain-containing protein → MTTPSPGPDGPAPDRVDPDQAQPDQAQPDQIPPDQIPSDEISPETFRTVQSSEEFTQLRRSFRGFAIPMTIAFLVWYLAYVLLSTYAEGFMSLQVIGNLNLGIILGLSQFLMTFLITWLYIRHANRSLDPISTRIRDELEGAN, encoded by the coding sequence GTGACCACCCCCTCCCCGGGACCGGATGGTCCCGCGCCGGACCGGGTCGATCCCGATCAGGCCCAGCCCGATCAGGCCCAGCCCGATCAGATCCCGCCCGATCAGATCCCGTCCGACGAGATCAGTCCTGAAACGTTCCGCACCGTGCAGAGCTCGGAGGAGTTCACCCAGCTGCGCCGCAGCTTCCGCGGCTTCGCGATCCCGATGACCATCGCCTTCCTGGTCTGGTACCTGGCCTACGTGCTGCTGTCCACCTACGCCGAGGGCTTCATGTCCCTCCAGGTGATCGGCAACCTCAACCTCGGGATCATCCTGGGGCTCAGCCAGTTCCTCATGACCTTCCTGATCACCTGGCTGTACATCCGCCACGCGAACCGCTCGCTGGATCCGATCTCCACCCGGATCCGCGACGAGCTGGAAGGGGCGAACTGA
- a CDS encoding diacylglycerol/lipid kinase family protein has protein sequence MSPERPRPDHAAVIYNPVTVPLDRVRSAVEEHERLHAWAATEWFATARDDSGRSAAERALAGNPSVLLVAGGDGTTRAVAGVVLGSGTPLALLPFGTGNLLARNLGLPLGDVTAAVEVAFSGGTRPVDVGVVEFEDEEGTRSTEIFLVMAGIGLDAEMARTTSSRSKRFLGWLAYVPPIARSVLANRPLDLRYRVDGGPLRTARAHTVIIGNCGTLTGGMLLLPAAALDDGLLDVVMLRPARRIGWARIGTRLTVQGVAHRSRLGRGMMRLAPGLRALAYAQGRRFEVRFAIPYGVQLDGDSVGLARTARISLHHHALRVCIDAGREEDDDREGDDPGQVPPPDLIAPDLIAPDLIARDLTAGTRTSAPRRSRRDSRRPP, from the coding sequence ATGTCGCCCGAGAGGCCTCGCCCCGATCACGCCGCCGTCATCTACAACCCGGTCACCGTCCCGCTGGACCGGGTGCGCAGCGCCGTCGAGGAGCACGAGCGCCTGCACGCCTGGGCCGCGACCGAGTGGTTCGCGACTGCTCGGGACGACTCGGGGCGCAGCGCGGCGGAGCGAGCGCTCGCGGGGAACCCGTCGGTCCTCCTCGTCGCGGGCGGGGACGGGACGACCCGCGCCGTCGCCGGTGTCGTTCTCGGGAGCGGGACACCGCTCGCCCTTCTGCCCTTCGGCACCGGCAACCTCCTGGCCCGCAACCTCGGTCTGCCCCTGGGGGACGTCACCGCGGCCGTCGAGGTGGCCTTCAGCGGGGGGACACGACCCGTCGACGTCGGGGTCGTCGAGTTCGAGGACGAGGAGGGGACGCGGAGCACGGAGATCTTCCTGGTCATGGCGGGCATCGGCCTGGACGCGGAGATGGCGCGGACCACGAGCTCCCGCTCGAAGCGCTTCCTCGGCTGGCTGGCGTACGTGCCGCCGATCGCCCGGTCGGTGCTCGCGAACCGGCCATTGGACCTGAGGTACCGGGTCGACGGCGGACCCCTCAGGACGGCGCGTGCCCACACCGTGATCATCGGGAACTGCGGCACGCTCACCGGAGGCATGCTCCTGCTGCCCGCCGCCGCTCTCGACGACGGCCTCCTCGACGTGGTCATGCTGCGGCCCGCCCGCCGGATCGGGTGGGCGCGGATCGGGACGCGCCTGACGGTCCAGGGGGTCGCCCACCGGTCCCGGTTAGGCCGGGGGATGATGCGTCTCGCGCCCGGCCTGCGCGCCCTGGCCTATGCCCAGGGGCGACGGTTCGAGGTCCGCTTCGCGATCCCCTACGGCGTGCAGCTCGACGGCGACAGCGTGGGCCTCGCGCGCACGGCCCGGATCAGCCTCCATCACCATGCCCTGCGGGTGTGCATCGATGCCGGGCGGGAGGAGGACGACGACCGGGAGGGGGACGATCCCGGTCAGGTGCCCCCGCCGGACCTCATCGCGCCGGACCTCATTGCGCCGGACCTCATTGCGCGGGACCTCACTGCAGGGACTCGAACTTCCGCGCCCAGGCGGAGCCGACGGGATTCGCGTCGGCCACCATGA
- a CDS encoding OsmC family peroxiredoxin: MPRTVISTASTTWQGDLPSGNGTTTLGTSQLGSFPVNWKARAEEGEKGTTSPEELLGAAHATCYAMAFSNGLAENGTPPTSVDSSAKVSFNIGEGGITGIELTVKAVVEDLDEADFQRLAEDAKQNCPVSQALKGVDITLNATLA; encoded by the coding sequence ATGCCCCGCACCGTCATCAGCACTGCGAGCACGACCTGGCAGGGAGACCTGCCCTCCGGAAACGGCACCACCACTCTCGGGACGTCCCAGCTGGGCTCCTTCCCGGTCAACTGGAAGGCCCGCGCCGAGGAGGGCGAGAAGGGCACGACCTCGCCCGAAGAGCTCCTCGGCGCCGCCCACGCCACCTGCTACGCGATGGCGTTCTCGAACGGCCTGGCGGAGAACGGCACGCCGCCGACCTCGGTCGACAGCTCCGCGAAGGTCTCCTTCAACATCGGCGAAGGCGGCATCACCGGCATCGAGCTGACCGTGAAGGCGGTCGTCGAGGACCTCGACGAGGCGGACTTCCAGCGCCTCGCCGAGGACGCGAAGCAGAACTGCCCGGTCTCCCAGGCGCTGAAGGGCGTGGACATCACCCTGAACGCCACCCTGGCCTGA
- a CDS encoding HNH endonuclease signature motif containing protein: MTLTPITPNAANTPGPAEPDPPDPPGPPDPPAPLTRPEAESLGQSIQQQAAAIAAATCEFLLMISDFEARDGVGWFVGLKSTAHWLSWACSMSPGAAREHVRVARALRSMPQTVAEFRAGRLSYSKVREITRVADRVDEAVLVDFARSMTASQLALTISSFRAVDGSRLGQDAVRQARWQVRDDGMVEIRAVLPAEMGAELVTALDLALTRDGNAPAAVEPETAPDRPNGTADGGRAAATDETDTTGGASHEDDATEPAETDPATVRAAEITTMPSLEQRRADALLSLARTFLDAEPDDRSGEDRHLVVVEVSAETLPRDVPAGTPPQSMAAPTSPDVPAGTSQRCGVLGMGPLEARTAERLACTGKVAVTITDAGGEILHLGRSRRLATRGQRRALRLRDTVCSFPGCHQSRHLDAHHIVPWSEGGPTDIEGLALLCRRHHVMVHEGGLHLALDTGSAAPHHRRFQVLDADGHLVQARWPAMLEHLALRPDTSEDGATDPMGPARAEQASEQHPGARHPDAPADPERIASTTGGAGFRLADCVDALCQNVVELAA, from the coding sequence ATGACTCTCACCCCGATCACCCCGAACGCCGCGAACACCCCCGGACCTGCCGAGCCCGACCCGCCGGACCCGCCGGGCCCGCCCGATCCGCCTGCCCCGCTCACGCGCCCGGAGGCCGAGTCCCTCGGGCAGAGCATCCAGCAGCAGGCCGCGGCCATCGCCGCCGCCACCTGTGAGTTCCTGCTGATGATCAGCGACTTCGAAGCGCGCGACGGCGTGGGCTGGTTCGTCGGCCTCAAATCGACCGCGCACTGGCTCTCCTGGGCATGCTCCATGTCCCCCGGCGCCGCCCGGGAGCACGTCCGGGTGGCGCGGGCGCTGCGATCGATGCCGCAGACGGTGGCCGAGTTCCGCGCAGGGCGCCTGTCCTACTCGAAGGTCCGCGAGATCACCCGGGTCGCCGACCGCGTCGACGAGGCCGTGCTCGTCGACTTCGCCCGGTCCATGACCGCGTCGCAGCTCGCCCTCACCATCTCCTCCTTCCGCGCGGTCGACGGCAGCCGGCTCGGCCAGGACGCTGTGCGTCAGGCCCGCTGGCAGGTCCGGGACGACGGGATGGTCGAGATCCGCGCGGTGCTGCCGGCGGAGATGGGCGCCGAGCTGGTCACGGCGCTGGATCTGGCTCTCACCCGCGACGGGAACGCCCCCGCGGCCGTCGAGCCCGAGACCGCTCCGGACCGTCCGAACGGGACCGCCGATGGGGGCAGGGCGGCCGCGACCGACGAAACAGATACGACCGGAGGCGCGTCGCACGAGGACGACGCCACCGAGCCCGCCGAGACGGACCCCGCCACCGTCCGCGCCGCCGAGATCACCACCATGCCCAGCCTCGAGCAGCGCAGGGCCGACGCTCTCCTCTCCCTCGCCCGCACGTTCCTCGACGCTGAGCCCGACGATCGTTCCGGCGAGGATCGCCATCTGGTGGTCGTCGAGGTCAGCGCGGAAACTCTCCCCCGAGACGTTCCCGCGGGAACGCCTCCGCAGTCGATGGCCGCCCCGACCTCCCCGGACGTTCCCGCGGGAACGTCCCAGCGCTGCGGAGTGCTCGGGATGGGCCCGCTGGAGGCCCGCACCGCCGAACGCCTCGCGTGCACCGGGAAGGTGGCCGTCACGATCACCGATGCCGGCGGCGAGATCCTCCATCTGGGCAGGTCACGACGACTGGCCACCCGGGGCCAGCGCCGTGCCCTGCGCCTGCGCGACACCGTCTGCTCCTTCCCCGGCTGCCACCAGAGCCGGCACCTCGACGCCCACCACATCGTTCCCTGGTCCGAAGGCGGCCCCACCGACATCGAAGGGCTCGCTCTGCTGTGCCGCCGACACCACGTGATGGTCCATGAGGGCGGTCTGCACCTGGCGCTCGATACCGGCTCCGCGGCTCCGCATCACCGACGCTTCCAGGTGCTCGACGCCGACGGGCACCTCGTCCAGGCGCGCTGGCCCGCCATGCTCGAGCACCTCGCCCTGCGACCCGACACCAGCGAGGACGGGGCCACCGACCCGATGGGCCCGGCGCGCGCCGAGCAGGCGAGCGAACAGCACCCGGGTGCCCGGCACCCTGATGCCCCGGCGGACCCCGAACGGATCGCCTCCACCACCGGTGGCGCAGGTTTCCGGCTCGCGGACTGTGTGGACGCCCTCTGCCAGAACGTGGTGGAGCTCGCCGCCTGA
- a CDS encoding solute symporter family protein produces MEFGNPVLNIAIFLVFVVVTLIVVIRVSRTTTKASDFYHGGRAFSGRQNGIAIAGDYLSAASFLGIVGAVALYGYDGLLYSVGFLVAWLVALLLVAEPLRNTGKYTMADVLSFRMRQRPVRTAAATSTLAVTFFYLLAQMAGAGALVSLLIGIEGRVGQSIVIAVVGVVMILYVLIGGMKGTTWVQIIKAVLLITAVAVTTVWILALNGFDLSAVLGRAVDSHPDGTAILEPMLKYGGSGSSKLGFVSLAIALVFGAAGLPHVLMRFYTVPTAKEARRSVVWAIALIGFFYLCTLVLGFGAAYMVGVDVIGGLPGGSNSAAPALAYAVGGTVLMAIISAVAFATILAVVAGLTITASASFAHDIYNGVIKHGEADPKTEIKVARRTALVIGAISIVGGILAAEQNVAFLVSLAFAIAASANLPSILYSLYWKRFNTRGSLWSIYGGLFSALFLIAFSPVVSGAEDAMIPGLDFAWFPLTNPALISVPLGFFLGWLGSVTSSESNELKQAEMEVRSMTGAGSEKATVDH; encoded by the coding sequence ATGGAGTTCGGCAACCCGGTCCTGAACATCGCGATCTTCCTCGTCTTCGTCGTCGTCACCCTGATCGTCGTCATCCGCGTCTCGCGGACGACCACGAAGGCCAGCGACTTCTACCACGGCGGCCGCGCCTTCTCCGGCCGGCAGAACGGCATCGCCATCGCCGGCGACTACCTCTCTGCCGCCTCGTTCCTCGGCATCGTCGGCGCCGTCGCCCTCTACGGCTACGACGGACTGCTGTACTCCGTCGGCTTCCTGGTGGCGTGGCTGGTCGCGCTGCTGCTGGTCGCCGAACCGCTGCGCAACACCGGCAAGTACACGATGGCCGACGTCCTCAGCTTCCGGATGCGGCAGCGTCCCGTGCGCACCGCCGCCGCGACCTCGACCCTCGCCGTCACCTTCTTCTACCTGCTGGCCCAGATGGCCGGCGCCGGCGCCCTGGTGTCCCTGCTGATCGGCATCGAGGGTCGCGTGGGGCAGTCGATCGTGATCGCCGTGGTGGGCGTGGTGATGATCCTCTACGTGCTGATCGGCGGCATGAAGGGCACCACCTGGGTCCAGATCATCAAGGCCGTCCTGCTGATCACCGCCGTCGCCGTCACCACCGTGTGGATCCTCGCCCTGAACGGCTTCGACCTCTCCGCCGTGCTGGGCCGGGCCGTGGATTCCCATCCCGACGGCACCGCCATCCTCGAGCCGATGCTCAAGTACGGCGGCTCGGGGTCCTCCAAGCTGGGCTTCGTCTCCCTCGCGATCGCGCTGGTGTTCGGCGCCGCCGGGCTGCCGCACGTGCTGATGCGCTTCTACACCGTTCCCACGGCGAAGGAGGCCCGACGCTCGGTGGTCTGGGCGATCGCCCTGATCGGCTTCTTCTACCTGTGCACCCTGGTGCTCGGGTTCGGCGCCGCCTACATGGTCGGGGTCGACGTCATCGGGGGCCTGCCCGGCGGGTCGAACTCCGCCGCGCCGGCGCTCGCCTACGCGGTCGGCGGCACCGTGCTGATGGCCATCATCTCCGCGGTGGCGTTCGCGACGATCCTGGCCGTCGTGGCCGGGCTGACGATCACCGCCTCGGCGTCCTTCGCGCACGACATCTACAACGGCGTCATCAAGCACGGCGAGGCGGATCCGAAGACGGAGATCAAGGTCGCCCGGCGCACCGCGCTGGTGATCGGGGCGATCTCGATCGTCGGCGGCATCCTCGCCGCCGAGCAGAACGTCGCCTTCCTGGTCTCCCTCGCCTTCGCGATCGCCGCCAGCGCGAACCTGCCCTCGATCCTGTACTCCCTGTACTGGAAGCGGTTCAACACCCGCGGGTCCCTGTGGAGCATCTACGGCGGCCTGTTCAGCGCCCTGTTCCTGATCGCCTTCTCCCCGGTGGTCTCCGGGGCCGAGGACGCGATGATCCCGGGGCTGGACTTCGCCTGGTTCCCGCTGACGAACCCGGCGCTCATCTCGGTGCCGCTGGGCTTCTTCCTCGGCTGGCTGGGCTCGGTGACCTCCTCGGAGAGCAACGAGCTCAAGCAGGCCGAGATGGAGGTCCGCTCCATGACCGGGGCCGGCTCCGAGAAGGCGACCGTCGACCACTGA
- a CDS encoding excinuclease ABC subunit UvrA yields the protein MEPSASDVALTGTDDGFVHVRGARLHNLREVDVDLPRGRLVAFTGVSGSGKSSLAFGTIHGESQRRYLESVAPFARRLIGSAVDPRVDSVTGMPPTVALEQRTTGGGSRSTVGTTTNLSNAIRLLYSRAGDHPADVLEHGSALHSGRLTSDFFSPNTPDGACPRCHGVGVLREPTESSMVPDPSLSIASGAIAAWPGAWLGKNFRDILATLGIDIHRPWRELPKETRDWILHTEEQPVVTVHPEREPGQTHGTYRGQWRSVERYLRDTVSSSKAEVSRRRALAHFATATCPLCEGHRLGPDALRVTYVGLPIWRLTQLPLDDLLTSLSGRLAALPEGEGSPEEEAERILLPTVLPVLRTIVGLGLGHLALDRPSRTLSTGELQRLRLAAQLRSGLFGVAYVLDEPSAGLHPSETGVLRHLLDSFLAEGNSVLLVEHDMSMVADADWVLDVGPGAGTEGGEVLYSGVVEGLGEADESVTARYLSPGPLVLQGADEARAAHGWLEIDGLRARTLRDVDLRLPLGAFTAVTGVSGAGKSTLVTHCLGTILGQRVRTTVADEPDPSADGDPAANALDAGTGPGPDDEAEQVRHGEVRGAEGIDRLVHITQKPIGRTPRSCLATYTGFFDRVRRLFADTPQARRRGWGVGRFSYNVAAGRCPECSGTGHIEVELVFLPGSYAICPRCHGRRYNDETLEVRWDGFTIAEVLELSVAQARAVFAEDPRISRALDALAAIGLGYLTLGQPATELSGGEAQRIKLAAELQRTVRGHSVYLLDEPTSGLHPADVDLLVTELNRLVDAGQTVVVVEHDQRVIAHSDHVIDLGPGAGDKGGRIIAQGAPATIAATAESVTGAELDRSAHGSGSRAGRARLSR from the coding sequence ATGGAACCTTCCGCCTCCGACGTCGCCCTGACCGGCACCGACGACGGCTTCGTGCATGTGCGTGGAGCCCGATTGCACAATCTGCGGGAGGTCGACGTGGATCTGCCGCGCGGCCGGCTGGTCGCGTTCACCGGGGTCTCCGGATCCGGGAAGTCCTCGCTCGCCTTCGGAACCATCCACGGCGAGTCCCAGCGCCGCTACCTCGAATCGGTCGCGCCGTTCGCGCGCCGACTGATCGGCAGCGCCGTCGACCCCCGGGTCGACTCGGTGACGGGCATGCCTCCCACGGTCGCCCTCGAGCAGCGCACCACCGGTGGCGGCTCCCGCTCCACCGTGGGCACCACCACGAACCTCTCGAACGCGATCCGCCTGCTGTACTCACGAGCCGGTGACCACCCCGCCGATGTGCTGGAGCACGGCTCCGCCCTCCACAGCGGGCGTCTGACCTCGGACTTCTTCTCGCCGAACACCCCGGACGGTGCGTGCCCGCGCTGCCACGGCGTCGGCGTGCTGCGGGAACCGACGGAATCCTCGATGGTCCCGGACCCGTCGCTGTCCATCGCGAGCGGTGCGATCGCCGCCTGGCCGGGCGCCTGGCTCGGCAAGAACTTCCGCGACATCCTGGCCACCCTCGGCATCGACATCCACCGCCCCTGGCGCGAACTGCCGAAGGAGACCCGCGACTGGATCCTGCACACCGAGGAGCAGCCGGTGGTGACCGTCCATCCGGAGCGCGAGCCCGGCCAGACCCATGGCACCTACCGCGGCCAGTGGCGCAGCGTCGAGAGGTACCTGCGCGACACCGTGTCCAGCTCCAAGGCGGAAGTGTCGCGGCGCCGTGCCCTGGCGCACTTCGCCACCGCCACCTGCCCGCTGTGCGAGGGGCATCGACTGGGGCCCGACGCCCTGCGCGTCACCTACGTCGGCCTGCCGATCTGGCGGCTCACGCAGCTGCCGCTGGATGACCTCCTGACCAGCCTGAGCGGGCGCCTCGCGGCGCTGCCCGAGGGCGAGGGCTCCCCCGAGGAGGAGGCGGAGCGGATCCTCCTGCCCACCGTGCTGCCGGTGCTGCGCACCATCGTGGGCCTCGGGCTCGGCCACCTCGCCCTGGACCGTCCCTCCCGCACCCTCTCCACCGGCGAGCTGCAGCGACTAAGGCTCGCCGCGCAGCTGCGCTCGGGACTGTTCGGCGTCGCCTACGTGCTCGACGAGCCCTCGGCCGGGCTGCACCCGAGCGAGACGGGCGTGCTGCGGCACCTGCTGGATTCGTTCCTCGCCGAGGGGAACTCGGTGCTGCTGGTCGAGCACGACATGTCGATGGTCGCCGACGCGGACTGGGTGCTCGACGTCGGCCCCGGGGCGGGCACCGAGGGCGGCGAGGTGCTGTACTCGGGCGTCGTCGAGGGTCTCGGCGAGGCGGACGAATCGGTGACAGCCCGCTACCTGTCCCCCGGACCGCTCGTTCTCCAGGGGGCCGACGAAGCGCGGGCGGCGCACGGATGGCTCGAGATCGACGGCCTGCGTGCACGGACCCTGCGAGATGTCGACCTGCGCCTCCCGCTCGGCGCGTTCACGGCGGTCACGGGCGTCTCCGGGGCCGGGAAGTCCACGCTGGTCACGCACTGCCTGGGCACGATCCTGGGGCAGCGGGTGCGGACCACGGTGGCCGATGAGCCCGATCCGTCGGCCGACGGGGATCCCGCTGCGAACGCCCTCGACGCCGGCACCGGCCCGGGCCCGGACGACGAGGCGGAGCAGGTGCGCCACGGGGAGGTCCGCGGCGCCGAGGGCATCGACCGGCTCGTGCACATCACGCAGAAGCCCATCGGCCGCACCCCGCGCTCCTGCCTGGCGACCTACACGGGGTTCTTCGACCGGGTGCGGCGTCTGTTCGCGGACACCCCGCAGGCGCGTCGGCGCGGCTGGGGCGTGGGGCGCTTCTCCTACAACGTCGCCGCCGGGCGCTGCCCCGAGTGCAGCGGCACCGGCCACATCGAGGTGGAGCTGGTGTTCCTGCCCGGCTCGTACGCGATCTGCCCCCGCTGCCACGGCAGGCGCTACAACGACGAGACGCTCGAGGTGCGCTGGGACGGCTTCACGATCGCCGAGGTGCTGGAGCTGTCCGTCGCCCAGGCCCGGGCCGTCTTCGCCGAGGACCCCCGCATCTCCCGAGCGCTGGACGCCCTCGCCGCGATCGGGCTCGGCTACCTGACGCTCGGTCAACCCGCCACAGAGCTCTCCGGCGGTGAGGCGCAGCGGATCAAGTTGGCCGCCGAGCTGCAGCGCACGGTGCGCGGCCACAGCGTGTACCTGCTGGACGAGCCGACCTCCGGACTGCATCCTGCGGACGTGGACCTGCTGGTGACAGAGCTGAACCGACTCGTGGACGCCGGGCAGACGGTGGTCGTGGTCGAGCACGATCAGCGGGTGATCGCCCACAGCGACCACGTGATCGACCTGGGCCCCGGGGCGGGCGACAAGGGCGGGCGGATCATCGCCCAGGGCGCCCCGGCCACGATCGCCGCGACGGCGGAGAGCGTGACCGGAGCCGAGCTGGACCGGTCGGCTCACGGCTCGGGCTCGCGAGCGGGGCGGGCTCGCCTCAGCCGCTGA